The following proteins are encoded in a genomic region of Prionailurus viverrinus isolate Anna chromosome E3, UM_Priviv_1.0, whole genome shotgun sequence:
- the RHBDL1 gene encoding rhomboid-related protein 1 isoform X2, translating to MDRSSLLQLIQEQLDPENTGFIGADTFTGLVHSHELPLDPAKLDMLVALAQSNERGQVCYQELVDLISSKRSSSFKRAIANGQRALPRDGLLDEPGLGVYKRFVRYVAYEILPREVDRHWYFYRHRSCPPPVFMASVTLAQIIVFLCYGARLNKWVLQTYHPEYMKSPLVYHPGHRARAWRFLTYMFMHVGLEQLGFNALLQLMIGVPLEMVHGLLRISLLYLAGVLAGSLTVSITDMRAPVVGGSGGVYALCSAHLANVVMNWAGMRCPYKLLRMVLALVCMSSEVGRAVWLRFSPPLPASGPQPSFMAHLAGAVVGVSMGLTILRSYEERLRDQCGWWVVLLAYGTFLLFAIFWNVFAYDLLGAHIPPPP from the exons ATGGACAGGAGCTCGCTGCTGCAGCTTATCCAGGAGCAG ctGGACCCTGAGAACACAGGTTTCATCGGTGCGGACACCTTCACTGGCCTGGTGCACAGCCATGAGCTGCCTCTGGACCCAGCCAAGCTGGACATGCTGGTGGCCTTGGCCCAGAGCAACGAGCGGGGCCAGGTCTGCTACCAGGAGCTGGTGGACCTG atcAGCAGTAAACGCTCAAGCAGCTTTAAGCGGGCCATCGCCAACGGACAGAGGGCCCTGCCCCGGGACGGGCTGCTGGATGAGCCAGGCCTGGGCGTCTACAAGCGGTTTGTGCGCTACGTCGCCTACGAGATCCTGCCCCGGGAGGTGGACCGGCACTGGTACTTCTACCGGCACCGCAGCTGCCCACCCCCCGTGTTTATGGCCTCGGTCACCCTTGCCCAG ATCATCGTGTTCCTGTGCTACGGGGCCCGTCTCAACAAATGGGTGCTGCAGACCTACCACCCTGAGTACATGAAGAGCCCCCTCGTGTACCATCCCGGCCACCGTGCTCGAGCCTGGCGCTTCCTCACCTACATGTTCATGCACGTTGG CCTGGAGCAGCTGGGGTTCAACGCGCTCCTGCAGCTGATGATCGGGGTACCCTTGGAGATGGTGCACGGTCTGCTCCGCATCAGCCTGCTCTACCTGGCCGGCGTGCTGGCAG GCTCCCTGACTGTCTCCATTACCGACATGCGGGCCCCTGTGGTGGGGGGCTCTGGTGGGGTCTACGCCTTGTGCTCGGCACACCTGGCCAACGTCGTCATG AACTGGGCTGGGATGAGGTGTCCCTACAAGCTGCTGAGGATGGTGCTGGCCTTGGTGTGCA TGAGCTCCGAGGTGGGCCGGGCCGTGTGGCTCCGCTTTTCCCCACCACTGCCTGCCTCAGGCCCACAGCCCAGCTTCATGGCACACCTGGCAGGTGCAGTGGTCGGGGTCAGCATGGGTCTGACCATCCTGCGCAGCTATGAGGAGCGACTTCGGGACCAGTGCGGCTGGTGGGTGGTGCTGCTTGCCTACGGCACTTTCCTGCTCTTCGCCATCTTCTGGAACGTCTTCGCCTATGACCTGCTAGGCGCCCAcatccccccaccaccctga
- the RHBDL1 gene encoding rhomboid-related protein 1 isoform X4 — protein MDRSSLLQLIQEQQLDPENTGFIGADTFTGLVHSHELPLDPAKLDMLVALAQSNERGQVCYQELVDLISSKRSSSFKRAIANGQRALPRDGLLDEPGLGVYKRFVRYVAYEILPREVDRHWYFYRHRSCPPPVFMASVTLAQIIVFLCYGARLNKWVLQTYHPEYMKSPLVYHPGHRARAWRFLTYMFMHVGLEQLGFNALLQLMIGVPLEMVHGLLRISLLYLAGVLAGSLTVSITDMRAPVVGGSGGVYALCSAHLANVVMNWAGMRCPYKLLRMVLALVCSAVVGVSMGLTILRSYEERLRDQCGWWVVLLAYGTFLLFAIFWNVFAYDLLGAHIPPPP, from the exons ATGGACAGGAGCTCGCTGCTGCAGCTTATCCAGGAGCAG cagctGGACCCTGAGAACACAGGTTTCATCGGTGCGGACACCTTCACTGGCCTGGTGCACAGCCATGAGCTGCCTCTGGACCCAGCCAAGCTGGACATGCTGGTGGCCTTGGCCCAGAGCAACGAGCGGGGCCAGGTCTGCTACCAGGAGCTGGTGGACCTG atcAGCAGTAAACGCTCAAGCAGCTTTAAGCGGGCCATCGCCAACGGACAGAGGGCCCTGCCCCGGGACGGGCTGCTGGATGAGCCAGGCCTGGGCGTCTACAAGCGGTTTGTGCGCTACGTCGCCTACGAGATCCTGCCCCGGGAGGTGGACCGGCACTGGTACTTCTACCGGCACCGCAGCTGCCCACCCCCCGTGTTTATGGCCTCGGTCACCCTTGCCCAG ATCATCGTGTTCCTGTGCTACGGGGCCCGTCTCAACAAATGGGTGCTGCAGACCTACCACCCTGAGTACATGAAGAGCCCCCTCGTGTACCATCCCGGCCACCGTGCTCGAGCCTGGCGCTTCCTCACCTACATGTTCATGCACGTTGG CCTGGAGCAGCTGGGGTTCAACGCGCTCCTGCAGCTGATGATCGGGGTACCCTTGGAGATGGTGCACGGTCTGCTCCGCATCAGCCTGCTCTACCTGGCCGGCGTGCTGGCAG GCTCCCTGACTGTCTCCATTACCGACATGCGGGCCCCTGTGGTGGGGGGCTCTGGTGGGGTCTACGCCTTGTGCTCGGCACACCTGGCCAACGTCGTCATG AACTGGGCTGGGATGAGGTGTCCCTACAAGCTGCTGAGGATGGTGCTGGCCTTGGTGTGCA GTGCAGTGGTCGGGGTCAGCATGGGTCTGACCATCCTGCGCAGCTATGAGGAGCGACTTCGGGACCAGTGCGGCTGGTGGGTGGTGCTGCTTGCCTACGGCACTTTCCTGCTCTTCGCCATCTTCTGGAACGTCTTCGCCTATGACCTGCTAGGCGCCCAcatccccccaccaccctga
- the RHBDL1 gene encoding rhomboid-related protein 1 isoform X5 — translation MDRSSLLQLIQEQQLDPENTGFIGADTFTGLVHSHELPLDPAKLDMLVALAQSNERGQVCYQELVDLISSKRSSSFKRAIANGQRALPRDGLLDEPGLGVYKRFVRYVAYEILPREVDRHWYFYRHRSCPPPVFMASVTLAQIIVFLCYGARLNKWVLQTYHPEYMKSPLVYHPGHRARAWRFLTYMFMHVGLEQLGFNALLQLMIGVPLEMVHGLLRISLLYLAGVLAGEAGTCPLALPLNWAGMRCPYKLLRMVLALVCSAVVGVSMGLTILRSYEERLRDQCGWWVVLLAYGTFLLFAIFWNVFAYDLLGAHIPPPP, via the exons ATGGACAGGAGCTCGCTGCTGCAGCTTATCCAGGAGCAG cagctGGACCCTGAGAACACAGGTTTCATCGGTGCGGACACCTTCACTGGCCTGGTGCACAGCCATGAGCTGCCTCTGGACCCAGCCAAGCTGGACATGCTGGTGGCCTTGGCCCAGAGCAACGAGCGGGGCCAGGTCTGCTACCAGGAGCTGGTGGACCTG atcAGCAGTAAACGCTCAAGCAGCTTTAAGCGGGCCATCGCCAACGGACAGAGGGCCCTGCCCCGGGACGGGCTGCTGGATGAGCCAGGCCTGGGCGTCTACAAGCGGTTTGTGCGCTACGTCGCCTACGAGATCCTGCCCCGGGAGGTGGACCGGCACTGGTACTTCTACCGGCACCGCAGCTGCCCACCCCCCGTGTTTATGGCCTCGGTCACCCTTGCCCAG ATCATCGTGTTCCTGTGCTACGGGGCCCGTCTCAACAAATGGGTGCTGCAGACCTACCACCCTGAGTACATGAAGAGCCCCCTCGTGTACCATCCCGGCCACCGTGCTCGAGCCTGGCGCTTCCTCACCTACATGTTCATGCACGTTGG CCTGGAGCAGCTGGGGTTCAACGCGCTCCTGCAGCTGATGATCGGGGTACCCTTGGAGATGGTGCACGGTCTGCTCCGCATCAGCCTGCTCTACCTGGCCGGCGTGCTGGCAGGTGAGGCAGGCACGTGCCCCCTGGCCTTGCCACTG AACTGGGCTGGGATGAGGTGTCCCTACAAGCTGCTGAGGATGGTGCTGGCCTTGGTGTGCA GTGCAGTGGTCGGGGTCAGCATGGGTCTGACCATCCTGCGCAGCTATGAGGAGCGACTTCGGGACCAGTGCGGCTGGTGGGTGGTGCTGCTTGCCTACGGCACTTTCCTGCTCTTCGCCATCTTCTGGAACGTCTTCGCCTATGACCTGCTAGGCGCCCAcatccccccaccaccctga
- the RHBDL1 gene encoding rhomboid-related protein 1 isoform X3, which produces MDRSSLLQLIQEQQLDPENTGFIGADTFTGLVHSHELPLDPAKLDMLVALAQSNERGQVCYQELVDLISSKRSSSFKRAIANGQRALPRDGLLDEPGLGVYKRFVRYVAYEILPREVDRHWYFYRHRSCPPPVFMASVTLAQIIVFLCYGARLNKWVLQTYHPEYMKSPLVYHPGHRARAWRFLTYMFMHVGLEQLGFNALLQLMIGVPLEMVHGLLRISLLYLAGVLAGEAGTCPLALPLNWAGMRCPYKLLRMVLALVCMSSEVGRAVWLRFSPPLPASGPQPSFMAHLAGAVVGVSMGLTILRSYEERLRDQCGWWVVLLAYGTFLLFAIFWNVFAYDLLGAHIPPPP; this is translated from the exons ATGGACAGGAGCTCGCTGCTGCAGCTTATCCAGGAGCAG cagctGGACCCTGAGAACACAGGTTTCATCGGTGCGGACACCTTCACTGGCCTGGTGCACAGCCATGAGCTGCCTCTGGACCCAGCCAAGCTGGACATGCTGGTGGCCTTGGCCCAGAGCAACGAGCGGGGCCAGGTCTGCTACCAGGAGCTGGTGGACCTG atcAGCAGTAAACGCTCAAGCAGCTTTAAGCGGGCCATCGCCAACGGACAGAGGGCCCTGCCCCGGGACGGGCTGCTGGATGAGCCAGGCCTGGGCGTCTACAAGCGGTTTGTGCGCTACGTCGCCTACGAGATCCTGCCCCGGGAGGTGGACCGGCACTGGTACTTCTACCGGCACCGCAGCTGCCCACCCCCCGTGTTTATGGCCTCGGTCACCCTTGCCCAG ATCATCGTGTTCCTGTGCTACGGGGCCCGTCTCAACAAATGGGTGCTGCAGACCTACCACCCTGAGTACATGAAGAGCCCCCTCGTGTACCATCCCGGCCACCGTGCTCGAGCCTGGCGCTTCCTCACCTACATGTTCATGCACGTTGG CCTGGAGCAGCTGGGGTTCAACGCGCTCCTGCAGCTGATGATCGGGGTACCCTTGGAGATGGTGCACGGTCTGCTCCGCATCAGCCTGCTCTACCTGGCCGGCGTGCTGGCAGGTGAGGCAGGCACGTGCCCCCTGGCCTTGCCACTG AACTGGGCTGGGATGAGGTGTCCCTACAAGCTGCTGAGGATGGTGCTGGCCTTGGTGTGCA TGAGCTCCGAGGTGGGCCGGGCCGTGTGGCTCCGCTTTTCCCCACCACTGCCTGCCTCAGGCCCACAGCCCAGCTTCATGGCACACCTGGCAGGTGCAGTGGTCGGGGTCAGCATGGGTCTGACCATCCTGCGCAGCTATGAGGAGCGACTTCGGGACCAGTGCGGCTGGTGGGTGGTGCTGCTTGCCTACGGCACTTTCCTGCTCTTCGCCATCTTCTGGAACGTCTTCGCCTATGACCTGCTAGGCGCCCAcatccccccaccaccctga
- the RHBDL1 gene encoding rhomboid-related protein 1 isoform X1, whose protein sequence is MDRSSLLQLIQEQQLDPENTGFIGADTFTGLVHSHELPLDPAKLDMLVALAQSNERGQVCYQELVDLISSKRSSSFKRAIANGQRALPRDGLLDEPGLGVYKRFVRYVAYEILPREVDRHWYFYRHRSCPPPVFMASVTLAQIIVFLCYGARLNKWVLQTYHPEYMKSPLVYHPGHRARAWRFLTYMFMHVGLEQLGFNALLQLMIGVPLEMVHGLLRISLLYLAGVLAGSLTVSITDMRAPVVGGSGGVYALCSAHLANVVMNWAGMRCPYKLLRMVLALVCMSSEVGRAVWLRFSPPLPASGPQPSFMAHLAGAVVGVSMGLTILRSYEERLRDQCGWWVVLLAYGTFLLFAIFWNVFAYDLLGAHIPPPP, encoded by the exons ATGGACAGGAGCTCGCTGCTGCAGCTTATCCAGGAGCAG cagctGGACCCTGAGAACACAGGTTTCATCGGTGCGGACACCTTCACTGGCCTGGTGCACAGCCATGAGCTGCCTCTGGACCCAGCCAAGCTGGACATGCTGGTGGCCTTGGCCCAGAGCAACGAGCGGGGCCAGGTCTGCTACCAGGAGCTGGTGGACCTG atcAGCAGTAAACGCTCAAGCAGCTTTAAGCGGGCCATCGCCAACGGACAGAGGGCCCTGCCCCGGGACGGGCTGCTGGATGAGCCAGGCCTGGGCGTCTACAAGCGGTTTGTGCGCTACGTCGCCTACGAGATCCTGCCCCGGGAGGTGGACCGGCACTGGTACTTCTACCGGCACCGCAGCTGCCCACCCCCCGTGTTTATGGCCTCGGTCACCCTTGCCCAG ATCATCGTGTTCCTGTGCTACGGGGCCCGTCTCAACAAATGGGTGCTGCAGACCTACCACCCTGAGTACATGAAGAGCCCCCTCGTGTACCATCCCGGCCACCGTGCTCGAGCCTGGCGCTTCCTCACCTACATGTTCATGCACGTTGG CCTGGAGCAGCTGGGGTTCAACGCGCTCCTGCAGCTGATGATCGGGGTACCCTTGGAGATGGTGCACGGTCTGCTCCGCATCAGCCTGCTCTACCTGGCCGGCGTGCTGGCAG GCTCCCTGACTGTCTCCATTACCGACATGCGGGCCCCTGTGGTGGGGGGCTCTGGTGGGGTCTACGCCTTGTGCTCGGCACACCTGGCCAACGTCGTCATG AACTGGGCTGGGATGAGGTGTCCCTACAAGCTGCTGAGGATGGTGCTGGCCTTGGTGTGCA TGAGCTCCGAGGTGGGCCGGGCCGTGTGGCTCCGCTTTTCCCCACCACTGCCTGCCTCAGGCCCACAGCCCAGCTTCATGGCACACCTGGCAGGTGCAGTGGTCGGGGTCAGCATGGGTCTGACCATCCTGCGCAGCTATGAGGAGCGACTTCGGGACCAGTGCGGCTGGTGGGTGGTGCTGCTTGCCTACGGCACTTTCCTGCTCTTCGCCATCTTCTGGAACGTCTTCGCCTATGACCTGCTAGGCGCCCAcatccccccaccaccctga